In the genome of Parus major isolate Abel chromosome 3, Parus_major1.1, whole genome shotgun sequence, the window GCTTTGCTGTGTGATTTGGGGAAAGTTCCTCCTTGCCTCTACTTATCCATTTCCCCAGAGTAATAGAGAACATTAATCATCACTGTAAGCTGTACTGAAGCCTAGATCTGAAAAGTGCTTGTTATTAATGATATTAATTTATAACTTATGAACTGTGTAACACATAACCATTGTTGCATTGaactggggctggaaaagggcTTTTTTGCCAAAAGAACAGATTTGTAGAGGTAGAAAATTGTACAGAAGTAGGTTCCAGTCTTCTCTAACACTTTTATAACCTGTATATTACTTTGAATtaaatttccatggaaaacatttgtttggACTCAAAGTTCATACACTGTATATTTTGCTTCCTAGACCTTTCTTTTCAATtacattttactattttttttaatgggactTTGACCTTATTTACAATTacagatttcctttttaatttcccagtcatgtattaaaataaaatagcacaTAAAGCTACGACCTGCAGGGCAATGCATTGCagttctttcctcctttctcatATTGAAAACCAAAGTGATTGGTTTCTCACGAGTGGAGAAATGCACAGAGAGCCATAACACACACAGATCCAGACAAGCCATCTCTGACTTTCACAATTAACATGCAGATAAGAGACTGCCCTAGCAGCAGTCAGCACGGCTCACATATTGACTGCTGTAGTGCCATCACCTTCAGCTACCCTGAAATCAGGGCTCAATGGCTTAAGTTTAGGGTTTGTGTTAGCCAGGAATAAAGTCAAGATCTGTAAATGGTTTTGTAAAATggctaattttctttttcctctctcaccACTTTTCCCCTCAGCACAACGCCCAATGTAGATGCGCAGCCTTAATCGGTTTAGTTGCAAGAAgataatctttttttctccccttcttgCTGTTGCCTGTTAGCTTAAAGGCTTTTTAGCTGAAGGTTGATAATTATCACTGAGAAGAAACTAGCACATCAGGAGTTCATTTTCTATCTTAGCACTTCTGGCGCTCCTTTGAACTCCTCGCACCAAGCCCGTGTTCCCACTCTGTCACTTTCCTCCCTCCATCATAAAAAGGTCTCGGCAGCCGGCGGCTCCAGCCTTTGCTGGTGGGCAGAGGGCATCGCTTCTCCCGAGCGCTCCTCCAGCATGGACAAACTGCAGGAGACGTTGATAAACATGGAAGATGCTTTGGGTTCGGAGCACTCCGCCTGCTTGTCATCCTGGGACTGGAAGAGCTCCGCTGGGCCTTTTGAGATGCACCCCATCTCTCCCCCGCACAGCCTGTCCCCGACGCCCTCCTTCGAGTCCTACTCCTCGTCGCCCTGTCCGGCGGCGGCCGAGCCCCCGTTcggcagcggcggcagcggccTGGCGGCCTACGGCCTGCTGGAGTTCCCCGCCGCCTACCTGCCCAGCCCCGGGCAGGCCCGGCTGCCCAA includes:
- the MSGN1 gene encoding mesogenin-1 — its product is MDKLQETLINMEDALGSEHSACLSSWDWKSSAGPFEMHPISPPHSLSPTPSFESYSSSPCPAAAEPPFGSGGSGLAAYGLLEFPAAYLPSPGQARLPKGTKVRMSAQRRRKASEREKLRMRTLADALHTLRNYLPPIYSQRGQPLTKIQTLKYTIKYISELTELLNSVKRV